CGTTAAAAAAATAGTCTGTAAAACACCCTCAAATTCTAAGTGATTATGAAGCATTATTTTAGCAATTCTACATATCAACAAAATCACAATTAGGAAGACAAAAATGTTTTAttgtaaaacactgaaaaaaacaaatgtttgttATCTTGGAAATGTTAAATATGAAAACTGTGTTCCGTGGTACACACTCCCAGATAGCTAAATACTGTAAATTACCCTATCATTTCCTCTAATATCAACACTTGATAAAGTTAGAGATATACCAAGGGTCTGCTAATCATTATTCAAAGTCATCATCTTTGGGTTCAACTCATTTTCACAAGTAAAAGTTCTGTCCAAGATGTTCCTGACACATGAGGCTTCCAGTTGAATTTCAGAAATGTTAAGAAAAGTATCTTCCTTTTTTGCCTGTGAATGTTTGCGTATTGCTGTACTGTTGGCTTATATCCACTACAGATACTGGTTCTAGGCCAGCCCAAGGGTCTTCAAGCATTGAAGGCTTAAAATAACTTTCCAACTCATTAGACATTCTTTTTTCTCTACCACGCCCTGATCCAAATGGTGTAGATGTCCTTGGAGAACCCTTTAGGAAAAAAAtgatcagttaaaaaaaaacatctaAGAAGAGATAATTGGTACTTTCTCCTCTAGTTAAATATTAGTGGGGAATCACATCAAAAGTTGCCAATTGAAACCCAATATATTCAGTTGCAAATTTCTTTAATCTAGTGCTTTTAAGACTTACTAAAACCATTtgtagttttctttaaaaaatatctgcTATCATCTTAAAAAAACCTTTCAATTTCCAATGTGATATCTCTGCAGctattaaatacaaataaattcagTATAAGCAAAGATTAATTGTATTCAATTTTTCCTGGAAACTTACTTTTTGACCTGATAGGTTTCAAATTTCTACAACTTTTACATGGCATGAaatttctccattcttattaaTTCCAACTCATAAGGGATTCAGCTGGGTGAGCATATTCAAGTTTGCAAAACGCCCTACCTAGATACAAGTTGTTAGCCAGAGAGGTACTTCCTGTCTTGTATTCACTCATTAAGAGGGGAAATTTCCACAATTccaaattttctatttttccctTCAAGAGAACTTTGAGTAGATCTAAATATGGCTCGAAAAACAATggtaagcattaaaaaaaaaaaaaaaggcaagaatgCACAAACAAGGAAGGGACATCTGTATGAAAATGGCCGTAGACTACAGTTTAGAGGAGCCATACTCCACAACAGTAGGGAATTATTCACTGTCTTCCCCTAGGAATCCAGGAATATTCACTGAAATAAATGACAAAAAATCcaaactcaaataaaacaaaaacctctgGGGGCGGGGGAAGAAATGGAGGATTAAGGAAGTTTGTACACGAATGTGGTATGCTGGCTAAGTGCAGTTTCTGTGGAACAGAACTATATAGCTCCGCCACGTATTGTAGTCTTAGATAATTTCTTTACATCTCAGGTTACTCATCTGCAAAATTGGGCCAACATATATCAGAGGATTAAACAATCCACGTAAAGGGAATTTTAGTATCACGTCTGCCATAACAGTAAGAGTTCGGCAAACGCTAGCTATTGTCTTTACCTGGGGGTAGGTCTGCTGCTGCCCTGGGGAGTAGCCGAACTGATGCTGGGACCCCGCGGGGGACCTGGAGTAGGAGCCTGGGTAGCCGCCCGGGGACGGAGACCCGAAGCGGGCCCCCGAGAAGCTGCCGCCTTGCCGCGGAGAGTGGCTGCTCCCGTACGGCCTAGCCCGGGGCCCGCAGGGCGGAGTGTGGTGCGGACTCCCGTACCCGTCCCGCGGGGAGGGCGGCCGCGGCCCCCCGCCCAGGGTACCCCGGAAGTTGTTTCCGCCACCCCAACCTCCTATCCCCGGGCTGGGGTACGGAGGAGTTGGTGGTCGAAAATTCGGTCGGTGCATAACAGGAAACGAAGCTGAAGAGCTCACTCGCCAATGCCCCACCGGAACCTCAGTGATCAACTGCTAGAAGAAAACTGGTATTCCTGTTTATGCAGTCCTCCGGCTGCCAGCGGAGTAGCGCACCTTAGTTCCGGCTGCACAAAGGTTCCGACCTCACCACGCTTCTGCAAGAGAGCAGATTAAATAGATCACTCAAATCGGATAAGGGTGGGTGTGTCTGAGAGGAGGAAAGATTGTAAAGGGGAAACCAAATTCCCGACCCCAGCGTCCCCGACCCCAGCGTGAACAATGCCACCCACCGCCTTCGGGGAGACCCCCAGTATACGGAAACGGAAGCGGAAGAGACAAAACCGGTCATCAGGCTGTGCCGGGCGAGTCGGAGGAGGCGGTCCCGAAAAGGGTGGATCAGAGGGAGAGGGCGATTAAGCTTTGAGGCTTCCGGAAAGCAGGGCGTGAAGCGTCAGGGGCCAGAGTCCTGGACTTTAGCGAGTCGGAGGCGGAAGCCAACATCGACGCGCGGGGTGGGTTGTGACGAGTTAGGGGCGGGGCCTGAGACAAAGAGGGCGGGGCCGAAGGATGTGAGGCTAGGGACTTGGTTGA
This genomic interval from Rattus norvegicus strain BN/NHsdMcwi chromosome 17, GRCr8, whole genome shotgun sequence contains the following:
- the Mplkip gene encoding M-phase-specific PLK1-interacting protein translates to MHRPNFRPPTPPYPSPGIGGWGGGNNFRGTLGGGPRPPSPRDGYGSPHHTPPCGPRARPYGSSHSPRQGGSFSGARFGSPSPGGYPGSYSRSPAGSQHQFGYSPGQQQTYPQGSPRTSTPFGSGRGREKRMSNELESYFKPSMLEDPWAGLEPVSVVDISQQYSNTQTFTGKKGRYFS